One Vicugna pacos chromosome 12, VicPac4, whole genome shotgun sequence genomic window carries:
- the ANKRD33 gene encoding photoreceptor ankyrin repeat protein isoform X1 gives MVACYQGFQSVVALLSRCPFLDVNQQDKEGDTALMLAAQAGHVPLVSLLINYYAGLDLERRDQRGLTALMKAAMRDRSECVAALLMAGADLTAVDPVRGKTALEWAFLTDSFDTVQRIRQLLRRPQVEQLSQHYQPEWPALPGLVAQAQAQAPPSLLERLQATLSLPFVQSPQEGGVLDHLVTVTTSLASPFLTTACHTLCPDQPPALGIRSKSVPELLGTAPPPPPVPQPPQEIPGPRVFVPYQGPQGVLSMCPQWLQPRDSTSPRPQPPKILLSKAPSSFMQWKPEPRSSGNRRLALPLWRYQELRMERRRQEEAGLAQSQGKMG, from the exons ATGGTCGCGTGCTACCAAGGCTTCCAGAGTGTGGTGGCCCTACTCAGCCGCTGTCCTTTCCTGGATGTGAACCAGCAGGACAAAGAAGGGGACACAGCCCTCATGCTGGCTGCCCAAGCAG GCCATGTGCCTCTGGTGAGTCTTCTGATCAACTACTACGCAGGCCTGGACCTGGAGCGCCGGGACCAGCGGGGACTAACGGCGCTGATGAAGGCTGCCATGCGGGACCGCTCGGAATGCGTGGCTGCCCTCCTCATGGCAG GTGCTGACCTGACCGCGGTGGATCCTGTCCGGGGCAAGACTGCGTTGGAGTGGGCATTTCTGACTGACAGCTTTGACACAGTGCAAAGGATCCGGCAGCTGCTGCGGCGGCCCCAAGTGGAGCAGCTCAGCCAGCATTATCAGCCTGAGTGGCCTGCCTTGCCCGGGCTTGTGGCCCAGGCCCAAGCTCAGGCCCCCCCATCTCTCCTTGAACGACTGCAGGCCACCTTGAGCCTCCCCTTTGTCCAGTCTCCTCAGGAGGGGGGTGTGCTGGACCACCTTGTGACCGTCACAACCAGCCTAGCCAGTCCCTTCCTCACTACTGCCTGTCACACCCTGTGCCCTGACCAGCCACCTGCACTGGGCATCCGAAGCAAGTCTGTGCCAGAGCTGCTAGgcactgccccaccccctcccccagtacCCCAACCCCCGCAGGAAATCCCTGGGCCTCGGGTCTTTGTCCCCTACCAGGGCCCTCAGGGTGTGTTGAGCATGTGCCCTCAGTGGCTCCAGCCCAGGGATAGTACCAGCCCCAGGCCCCAACCCCCCAAGATCCTCCTCTCCAAGGCCCCCTCATCTTTCATGCAGTGGAAGCCAGAGCCCAGGTCTTCAGGGAATCGAAGGCTGGCCCTTCCTCTCTGGAGATACCAGGAGCTcaggatggagaggaggaggcaggaggaggctggatTGGCACAGAGCCAGGGGAAGATGGGCTag
- the ANKRD33 gene encoding photoreceptor ankyrin repeat protein isoform X2: MVACYQGFQSVVALLSRCPFLDVNQQDKEGDTALMLAAQAGHVPLVSLLINYYAGLDLERRDQRGLTALMKAAMRDRSECVAALLMAGADLTAVDPVRGKTALEWAFLTDSFDTVQRIRQLLRRPQVEQLSQHYQPEWPALPGLVAQAQAQAPPSLLERLQATLSLPFVQSPQEGGVLDHLVTVTTSLASPFLTTACHTLCPDQPPALGIRSKSVPELLVEARAQVFRESKAGPSSLEIPGAQDGEEEAGGGWIGTEPGEDGLGWAGSR, encoded by the exons ATGGTCGCGTGCTACCAAGGCTTCCAGAGTGTGGTGGCCCTACTCAGCCGCTGTCCTTTCCTGGATGTGAACCAGCAGGACAAAGAAGGGGACACAGCCCTCATGCTGGCTGCCCAAGCAG GCCATGTGCCTCTGGTGAGTCTTCTGATCAACTACTACGCAGGCCTGGACCTGGAGCGCCGGGACCAGCGGGGACTAACGGCGCTGATGAAGGCTGCCATGCGGGACCGCTCGGAATGCGTGGCTGCCCTCCTCATGGCAG GTGCTGACCTGACCGCGGTGGATCCTGTCCGGGGCAAGACTGCGTTGGAGTGGGCATTTCTGACTGACAGCTTTGACACAGTGCAAAGGATCCGGCAGCTGCTGCGGCGGCCCCAAGTGGAGCAGCTCAGCCAGCATTATCAGCCTGAGTGGCCTGCCTTGCCCGGGCTTGTGGCCCAGGCCCAAGCTCAGGCCCCCCCATCTCTCCTTGAACGACTGCAGGCCACCTTGAGCCTCCCCTTTGTCCAGTCTCCTCAGGAGGGGGGTGTGCTGGACCACCTTGTGACCGTCACAACCAGCCTAGCCAGTCCCTTCCTCACTACTGCCTGTCACACCCTGTGCCCTGACCAGCCACCTGCACTGGGCATCCGAAGCAAGTCTGTGCCAGAGCTGCTAG TGGAAGCCAGAGCCCAGGTCTTCAGGGAATCGAAGGCTGGCCCTTCCTCTCTGGAGATACCAGGAGCTcaggatggagaggaggaggcaggaggaggctggatTGGCACAGAGCCAGGGGAAGATGGGCTaggctgggctgggagcaggTAA
- the ACVRL1 gene encoding activin receptor type-1-like: protein MTLDPPRRSLLMLLMALGLTQGDPVKPSRGPLVTCTCENPHCKGPTCQGAWCTVVLVREEGRHPQEHRGCGNLHQELCRGRPTEFVNHYCCYSPLCNQNVSLVLEATRTPPEQPQEDGQLPLILGPVLALLALVALGALGLWHIRRRQEKHRGLNNELGESSLILKASEPGDSMLGDLLDSDCTTGSGSGLPFLVQRTVARQVALVECVGKGRYGEVWRGLWHGESVAVKIFSSRDEQSWFRETEIYNTVLLRHDNILGFIASDMTSRNSSTQLWLITHYHEHGSLYDFLQRQTLEPQLALRLAVSAACGLAHLHVEIFGTQGKPAIAHRDLKSRNVLVKSNLQCCIADLGLAVMHSQGSDYLDIGNNPRVGTKRYMAPEVLEEQIRTDCFESYKWTDIWAFGLVLWEIARRTIVNGIVEDYRPPFYDVVPNDPSFEDMKKVVCVDQQTPTIPNRLAADPVLSGLAQMMRECWYPNPSARLTALRIKKTLQKLSNGLQKPKVIH from the exons ATGACCTTGGACCCTCCCAGGAGAAGCCTTCTGATGCTGCTGATGGCCTTGGGCCTGACCCAGG GCGACCCCGTGAAGCCCTCTCGGGGCCCACTGGTGACCTGCACGTGTGAGAACCCACACTGCAAGGGGCCTACCTGCCAGGGGGCCTGGTGCACGGTAGTGCTGGTGCGGGAGGAGGGCAGACACCCCCAGGAACATCGAGGCTGCGGGAATCTGCACCAGGAGCTCTGCAGGGGGCGCCCCACCGAGTTCGTCAACCACTACTGCTGCTACAGCCCCCTCTGCAACCAAAACGTGTCCCTGGTGCTGGAGG CCACCCGAACTCCTCCGGAACAGCCACAAGAAGATGGCCAGCTGCCTCTGATCCTGGGCCCCGTGCTGGCCTTGCTGGCCCTTGTGGCCCTGGGTGCCCTGGGCCTGTGGCACATCCGGCGGAGGCAGGAGAAGCATCGGGGTCTGAACAATGAGCTGGGCGAGTCCAGTCTCATCCTGAAGGCATCCGAACCGGGGGACAGCATGTTGGGG GACCTCCTGGACAGTGACTGCACCACGGGCAGTGGCTCAGGGCTCCCCTTCCTGGTGCAGAGGACAGTGGCACGGCAGGTTGCCCTGGTGGAGTGTGTCG GAAAGGGCCGCTATGGTGAGGTGTGGCGGGGCCTGTGGCATGGTGAGAGTGTGGCTGTCAAGATCTTCTCCTCGAGGGATGAGCAGTCCTGGTTCCGGGAGACTGAGATCTACAACACAGTGTTGCTCAGACACGACAACATCCTAG GCTTTATCGCCTCCGACATGACCTCCCGCAACTCGAGCACGCAGCTGTGGCTCATCACGCACTACCACGAGCACGGCTCGCTCTACGACTTTCTGCAGAGGCAGACGCTGGAGCCCCAGCTGGCCCTGAGGCTAGCGGTGTCCGCGGCCTGCGGCCTGGCGCACCTGCACGTGGAGATCTTCGGCACGCAGGGCAAGCCGGCCATCGCCCACCGCGACCTCAAGAGCCGCAACGTGCTGGTCAAGAGCAACCTGCAGTGCTGCATCGCCGACCTGG GCCTGGCTGTGATGCACTCCCAGGGTAGCGATTACCTGGACATCGGCAACAACCCACGAGTGGGCACCAAGCGGTACATGGCCCCGGAGGTGCTGGAAGAGCAGATCCGTACCGACTGCTTTGAGTCCTACAAGTGGACGGACATCTGGGCCTTTGGCCTGGTGCTGTGGGAGATTGCCCGCCGGACCATTGTCAATG GCATCGTGGAGGACTACAGGCCACCCTTCTATGATGTGGTGCCCAATGATCCCAGCTTCGAGGACATGAAGAAGGTGGTGTGTGTTGACCAGCAGACTCCCACCATCCCCAACCGACTGGCTGCAGACCCG gtcCTCTCAGGCCTGGCTCAGATGATGCGGGAGTGCTGGTACCCCAACCCCTCCGCCCGCCTCACCGCGCTGCGGATCAAGAAAACCCTACAGAAACTCAGCAACGGTCTCCAGAAGCCCAAAGTGATTCACTAG